In Rhinolophus ferrumequinum isolate MPI-CBG mRhiFer1 chromosome 7, mRhiFer1_v1.p, whole genome shotgun sequence, the following proteins share a genomic window:
- the LOC117025351 gene encoding acidic leucine-rich nuclear phosphoprotein 32 family member A-like — translation MDMDKRIHLELRNRTPSDVKELVLDNCRSNEGKIEGLTDEFEELEFLSTINVGLTSVADLPKLNKLKKLELSDNRISGGLEVLAEKCPNLTHLNLSGNKIKDLSTMEPLKKLENLKSLDLFNCEVTNLNDYRENVFKLLPQLTYLDGYDRDDKEAPDSDAEGYVEGLDLDEEDEDEEEYDEDAQIVEDEEDEEEEEEGEEEDVSGEEEEDEEGYNDGEVDDEEDEEDLGEEERGQKRKREPEDEGEDDD, via the coding sequence ATGGACATGGACAAACGGATTCATTTAGAGCTGCGGAACAGGACGCCCTCTGATGTGAAAGAGCTTGTCCTGGACAACTGTCGGTCAAATGAAGGCAAAATCGAAGGCCTCACAGATGAATTTGAAGAACTGGAGTTCTTAAGTACAATCAACGTAGGCCTCACCTCAGTCGCAGACTTACCAAAGTTAAACAAACTTAAGAAGCTTGAACTAAGCGATAACAGAATCTCAGGGGGCCTGGAAGTATTGGCAGAAAAGTGTCCGAACCTCACACATCTAAATTTAAGTGGCAACAAAATTAAAGACCTCAGCACAATGGAGCCACtgaaaaagttagaaaacctCAAGAGCTTAGACCTTTTCAATTGTGAGGTAACCAACCTGAATGACTACCGAGAAAACGTGTTCAAGCTCCTCCCGCAACTCACATATCTTGATGGCTACGACCGGGATGACAAGGAGGCCCCTGACTCGGACGCCGAGGGCTATGTAGAGGGCCTGGACCTGGACGAGGAGGACGAGGATGAGGAAGAATATGATGAGGATGCTCAGATAGTGGAAGACGAAGAggacgaggaagaggaggaggaaggtgaagAAGAGGATGTGAgcggagaggaagaggaggatgaagaaGGTTATAATGACGGGGAAGTAGAcgatgaagaagatgaagaagatcTTGGTGAAGAAGAAAGGGGTCAGAAGCGAAAACGAGAACCTGAAGATGAGGGAGAAGACGATGACTAA